ACGCGCCGGATCGACAAAGACCTCCTCATCGCGGTTGCCCGAGGGGTAGCACATCATCAGCCGGTCCATGGCGCGGATGGTCTGGCCGCGCACCTGCGTGTCTTCCACGGCATTGCGCATGAAATGCTTGACCGGGCTGGTCCAGCGGATGGCCTCATCCACCAGCCCCTTCACCAGCGAGGGATCATCCTTCAGCCGCGCGAAATTCTCGGGATAGAGCAGCATGCCATGCAACCCGCCCGCCGTGGAAGAAGAGGTCGTGTCATGCCCGGCGGTGGCGATGGCCACATAATAGCCATTGGCCTCATCGCGGGGAATGGGCGCGCCATTGACCTGCGCATTGGCGATCAGCGAGAGCATGTCGTCAGTGGGATGGGCGCGGCGCTGGGCGCTCAGATCATCGAAATAGGCGTAGAAATCACCCAGCGTGGCAGCCCACATCTTGGCGGCCACCACCGGGTCGGCGGCGATTTCGGGGCGCTGTTCTTCCGGATCGTGAACGCCGAAGAACTCCTGAGTCAGCTTCAGCATGCGCGGCTCATCCTCGGGCGGCACGCCGAACAGCGTCATGATGACGCGCAGCGGATAATGCAGCGCGAAATCCCGCACGAAATCGCATTCGCCATCGAAGCTGAGCAGCTTCTCGACACTCTGGCGCGCCAGCGCGCGGATCTGGTCTTCCAGCTTGGCAATGCGGCTTGGCATGAACCAGCTCTGGGTCAGGTTGCGATAGGCCGCATGCTCGGGCGGGTCCATATAGGTCAGCGAGGAGATCAGCCGTGTCGAGCCGCCGCTGATCTGGCGCATGAATTCATCCGAGGCCCTGTCGTTCAGCACCGGATTGTGATCGGCATTGTGGAACAGCTTGGCGTTCAGTTCGATCGCGCGGATATCGGCATGTTTGGTCACGATCCAGATCGGATCGTAGCCCTCCACCTCGGCCACGCCCAGCGGCATGTTCTCGCGCAGCCACTGAAAGGCGGGATAGATGACATCGTCGCTGGTGTAGGACTTGGGCGCGATGACGATCCGGGCGATATCCTGAGGGATCAGCGGGCGCAATCCG
The Novosphingobium terrae DNA segment above includes these coding regions:
- a CDS encoding cytochrome P450 gives rise to the protein MTTTLEAGLRPLIPQDIARIVIAPKSYTSDDVIYPAFQWLRENMPLGVAEVEGYDPIWIVTKHADIRAIELNAKLFHNADHNPVLNDRASDEFMRQISGGSTRLISSLTYMDPPEHAAYRNLTQSWFMPSRIAKLEDQIRALARQSVEKLLSFDGECDFVRDFALHYPLRVIMTLFGVPPEDEPRMLKLTQEFFGVHDPEEQRPEIAADPVVAAKMWAATLGDFYAYFDDLSAQRRAHPTDDMLSLIANAQVNGAPIPRDEANGYYVAIATAGHDTTSSSTAGGLHGMLLYPENFARLKDDPSLVKGLVDEAIRWTSPVKHFMRNAVEDTQVRGQTIRAMDRLMMCYPSGNRDEEVFVDPARFDITRSPNPHIAFGFGPHMCLGQHLAKLEMRVLFEELLPHLSSIELAGNPRMVETNFVGGYKTLPIRFTKR